The Loxodonta africana isolate mLoxAfr1 chromosome 23, mLoxAfr1.hap2, whole genome shotgun sequence genome has a segment encoding these proteins:
- the MRPL57 gene encoding large ribosomal subunit protein mL63, with translation MFLTALLRRSRIPGRQWIGKHRRPRTVSFQARQNMTRRLEIEAENHYWLSMPYLTAEQEYGHAAVRRAEAFAAIKAASISKFPPHRFLANQLNHLNVTKKWP, from the coding sequence ATGTTTCTGACCGCTCTCCTACGCCGCAGTCGCATTCCTGGAAGACAGTGGATCGGGAAGCACCGGCGGCCGCGGACCGTGTCTTTCCAGGCAAGGCAGAACATGACCCGTCGCCTGGAGATCGAGGCGGAGAACCATTACTGGCTGAGCATGCCCTACCTCACCGCGGAGCAGGAGTACGGCCATGCTGCAGTCCGCAGGGCAGAGGCCTTCGCGGCCATCAAGGCAGCCAGCATTTCCAAGTTTCCCCCGCATAGATTTCTTGCAAACCAGCTCAACCATCTCAATGTCACCAAGAAATGGCCCTAA